CCTTTAGAGCAAATTGATGGAATGACACCTCAGGAAATCAATGAATTCTACGCAAACCGTGTAGGTTCACTTGTGGTGAATATCAATGGTGAGGAAGTGACAGAACAAGACGGTGTAGCTGTGACTGCCGACTTGGTAGATGTTGCCAAAAACTATAAGAAGCCAGCTGAAGAGCGTCTTTTCCCTGTTTATATTTTCCATAAGGAAGGTAATCCTGAGGCTGTAGATAACTACATCTTGCCATTATACGGTGCTGGACTTTGGGATGCTATCTGGGGATATATTGCCTTGGATACTGATATGAATACTGTAGGTGGTGTTACTTTTGGTCATGCGGGTGAAACTCCAGGACTGGGAGCAAGAATCACTGAGCCAGGAGTTCAGGAAAGATATGTAGGTAAAACTATATACAATGAATCTGGTGAATTGGTAGCTGTGGAAATGCAGAAAGGTGAAGGAAAAGATTATTCTGATGACCCACATCAAGTGGATGGAATGTCTGGTGCTACTATTACTGGTAAAGGAGTGAATAATATGCTTAAGAACTACTTGAGTTATTATGAAGCTTACCTTAAAAGTCAGAAATCATCTTCAGCGGTAGCCACGCTTTAATTAGAACATCAACTCAATAATTATTTTAAATATGAGTGCTGAAACATTAGAAAAATCAATAGAGAAAAAGCCGGCGGAGGCGTTACTCTCCAAACGAAGGAAGAAGCTCGTTTCCGATCCTTTGGTGGATGATAACCCAATC
Above is a window of Algoriphagus machipongonensis DNA encoding:
- the nqrC gene encoding NADH:ubiquinone reductase (Na(+)-transporting) subunit C, with the translated sequence MQQSNAYIITFSVILTVVLGLLLSGTSQVLGPLQKEAQALDNKKQILGAVIPLEQIDGMTPQEINEFYANRVGSLVVNINGEEVTEQDGVAVTADLVDVAKNYKKPAEERLFPVYIFHKEGNPEAVDNYILPLYGAGLWDAIWGYIALDTDMNTVGGVTFGHAGETPGLGARITEPGVQERYVGKTIYNESGELVAVEMQKGEGKDYSDDPHQVDGMSGATITGKGVNNMLKNYLSYYEAYLKSQKSSSAVATL